The Bacillus vallismortis genome window below encodes:
- the padC gene encoding phenolic acid decarboxylase has product MEDFIGSHMIYTYENGWEYEIYIKNDHTIDYRIHSGMVAGRWVRDQEVNIVKLTEGVYKVSWTEPTGTDVSLNFMPNEKRMHGIIFFPKWVHEHPEITVCYQNDHIDLMKESREKYETYPKYVVPEFAEITFLKNEGADNEEVISKAPYEGMTDDIRAGKL; this is encoded by the coding sequence ATGGAAGACTTTATCGGAAGCCACATGATTTATACTTATGAAAACGGATGGGAATACGAGATCTATATAAAAAACGATCATACCATCGATTATAGAATTCATAGCGGAATGGTTGCCGGACGCTGGGTTCGGGATCAGGAAGTCAATATTGTTAAACTGACAGAAGGCGTATATAAAGTGTCTTGGACAGAACCGACAGGCACAGATGTTTCATTAAATTTTATGCCGAATGAAAAACGCATGCACGGCATTATTTTCTTCCCGAAATGGGTGCATGAACACCCTGAAATTACGGTCTGCTATCAAAATGACCACATTGATCTTATGAAAGAATCCCGCGAAAAATATGAAACGTATCCGAAATACGTTGTACCTGAATTTGCGGAGATTACATTTCTGAAAAATGAGGGAGCCGACAATGAAGAAGTGATTTCGAAAGCTCCTTATGAAGGAATGACAGACGATATTCGCGCCGGAAAATTGTAA
- a CDS encoding DUF3237 domain-containing protein — protein sequence MKKPILTLFASLEIKVEPPITIGETGLGMRRWIPIRSGTITGKVKGRILPGGADSQIIRADGRTDLSARYAIETADHELIYIENNGIRQVSEPFRKQAAAGDIIDPAHVYFRTVPTFETGSEAYQWLHDRLFIGSAERTPDCVRLDIYEVQ from the coding sequence ATGAAGAAGCCGATTTTAACATTATTCGCCTCTTTAGAAATCAAGGTAGAGCCGCCTATCACCATTGGTGAGACAGGCCTGGGAATGAGACGATGGATTCCGATTCGTTCGGGAACAATAACAGGGAAAGTAAAAGGGCGTATTTTGCCGGGCGGTGCCGATTCACAAATCATTCGCGCTGACGGCAGAACAGATTTATCTGCCAGGTATGCCATCGAAACAGCCGATCATGAACTGATTTACATTGAAAACAATGGAATACGGCAAGTCAGCGAGCCGTTTCGAAAACAAGCCGCAGCCGGGGACATCATTGATCCGGCACATGTTTATTTCCGTACGGTGCCGACATTTGAAACAGGTAGTGAAGCTTATCAATGGCTGCATGACCGCTTGTTTATCGGTTCCGCAGAAAGAACCCCTGATTGCGTTCGACTAGACATTTATGAAGTACAGTAA
- a CDS encoding aspartate/glutamate racemase family protein, which produces MIGILAGMGPKSTSPFIDKVIDYCQKLYGASNDIDFPHMMIYSCPTPFYADRPIDHDGMKRAIIDGAVKLEKTGVDFIALPCNTAHVYYEEIQQALAVPLLHIIKETVKEIPHTAKKAAVLGTDSTIQSGIYQKGLKANGQEVVHKDHWQQAVNQLIAAIKQPNNMMHTHALWQKLYTEISQHADIIISACTDLNAVLDHVQSEIPIIDSSECLAKSTVSIYLANQS; this is translated from the coding sequence ATGATCGGAATATTAGCCGGAATGGGGCCGAAATCAACCTCGCCGTTTATTGATAAGGTGATTGATTACTGTCAGAAGCTGTATGGGGCTTCAAATGATATCGACTTTCCACACATGATGATTTATTCGTGCCCGACCCCATTCTATGCAGATCGTCCCATCGATCATGACGGGATGAAAAGAGCGATTATCGATGGCGCGGTAAAGCTTGAAAAGACAGGCGTTGATTTTATCGCTCTTCCTTGTAATACGGCACATGTGTATTATGAAGAGATTCAGCAGGCGTTGGCGGTTCCTTTGTTACATATCATAAAGGAAACGGTAAAGGAAATTCCGCATACTGCAAAAAAAGCGGCTGTTTTAGGAACAGATTCAACCATCCAATCGGGCATCTACCAAAAAGGGCTGAAGGCAAACGGGCAAGAAGTTGTTCACAAGGATCATTGGCAGCAGGCTGTGAATCAGCTCATCGCCGCTATCAAACAGCCGAACAATATGATGCATACACATGCATTGTGGCAGAAGCTATATACCGAAATCAGCCAGCATGCAGACATCATCATTTCAGCCTGCACGGATTTAAATGCGGTGTTAGATCATGTTCAAAGCGAGATTCCGATTATAGATTCCTCTGAGTGTCTGGCGAAAAGCACTGTCAGCATATATCTTGCCAATCAAAGCTAG
- a CDS encoding serine hydrolase — protein MKQEKRKHLGTLFSVLAEKQQFNGTVLAAEDGDILYHHSFGYAELAEKSPLQTSSLFELASLSKPFTALGIILLEEKGILGYEDKVERWLPGFPYQGVTIRHLLNHTSGLPDYFEWFLANWDKHKIAVNQDIVDMLMNEGLPGYFEPNEGWQYSNTGYVLLAVIMEKASGMSYSDFMKTHIFSPVGMNETKVHNRRLRPEHMDHYAYGYVYDVHSETYVLPDDLEETNYVVYLDGIQGDGTVNSVTSDLFRFDQALYQDDLISNTSKEAAFSPVRLNNGETFDYGFGWVLQHSPEKGKIVSHSGGWPGYLTMMIRYIDLRKTLIYLSNKEEDAEYEQAILKAAEHILFGQPYEIPERPADKKKKEVDPAIYSRYVGSYSFQDGTAARVTAENEKLYLQIIGQMRLELFPSSETRFFLRSLSVEIEFLLGDDVAKSFILYEDGTEEVVVRTN, from the coding sequence ATGAAGCAAGAAAAAAGGAAACATCTTGGCACATTATTCTCTGTGTTGGCGGAAAAACAACAGTTCAACGGGACGGTTCTGGCTGCGGAGGATGGCGATATTTTATATCATCACTCTTTCGGTTATGCGGAACTGGCGGAAAAAAGCCCTTTGCAAACCAGCTCTTTGTTTGAGTTAGCGTCTCTGTCAAAGCCTTTTACAGCTTTAGGGATCATATTGCTCGAGGAGAAAGGAATTCTTGGATATGAAGACAAAGTCGAGCGCTGGCTGCCGGGTTTTCCATATCAGGGCGTCACGATTCGACATTTATTGAACCATACGTCAGGGCTGCCTGATTATTTTGAATGGTTTCTTGCCAATTGGGACAAACACAAGATTGCGGTGAATCAGGATATTGTGGATATGCTGATGAATGAGGGGCTGCCTGGTTATTTTGAGCCGAACGAAGGCTGGCAGTACAGCAATACGGGGTATGTGCTGTTGGCGGTTATCATGGAAAAAGCCTCCGGCATGAGCTATTCGGATTTTATGAAAACACATATTTTTTCACCGGTCGGCATGAATGAAACGAAAGTGCATAATAGGAGGCTTCGGCCTGAGCACATGGATCATTATGCATATGGATACGTGTATGATGTACATTCCGAAACGTACGTCCTTCCTGATGATCTGGAAGAAACGAACTATGTTGTGTACCTCGATGGCATACAGGGAGACGGTACGGTGAACTCTGTCACAAGCGATTTGTTTCGATTTGATCAGGCTCTATATCAGGACGATTTAATTAGTAACACTTCTAAGGAGGCCGCATTTTCTCCGGTGCGGCTGAACAATGGTGAAACGTTCGATTACGGCTTTGGCTGGGTGCTGCAACACAGTCCTGAAAAAGGGAAGATTGTCAGCCACAGCGGTGGGTGGCCAGGTTATTTGACGATGATGATCCGGTATATAGATCTGCGTAAAACGCTGATCTATTTGAGTAACAAGGAAGAGGATGCGGAATATGAACAAGCGATTCTGAAGGCGGCGGAACATATTTTATTTGGCCAGCCGTATGAGATCCCGGAACGTCCTGCTGATAAAAAGAAAAAAGAAGTTGATCCGGCGATATACAGCCGCTATGTTGGCAGCTACTCGTTTCAGGATGGGACGGCTGCACGGGTGACAGCCGAGAATGAAAAGCTTTATTTGCAGATCATAGGACAGATGAGGCTTGAATTATTTCCTTCCTCGGAAACCCGTTTCTTTTTGCGGTCATTGTCTGTTGAAATCGAATTTTTGTTAGGCGATGATGTTGCGAAAAGCTTTATCCTCTATGAAGATGGCACAGAAGAAGTAGTAGTCCGTACGAATTAG
- the sacB gene encoding levansucrase produces the protein MNIKKFAKQATALTFTTALLAGGATQAFAKETNHKPHKETYGITHITRHDMLKIPEQQKNEKYQVPEFDPSTIKNISSAKGLDVWDSWPLQNADGTVANYHGYHIVFALAGDPKNADDTSIYMFYQKVGETSIDSWKNAGRVFKDSDKFDANDSILKDQTQEWSGSATFTSDGHIRLFYTDFSGKHYGKQTLTTAQVNVSTSDSSLNIDGVEDYKSIFDGDGKTYQNVQQFIDEGNYSSGDNHTLRDPHYVEDKGRKYLVFEANTGTENGYQGEESLFNKAYYGKSTSFFRQESKKLLQSDKKRTAELANGALGMIELNDDYTLKKVMKPLLASNTVTDEIERANVFKMNGKWYLFTDSRGSKMTIDGITSNDIYMLGYVSNSLTGPYKPLNKTGLVLKMDLDPNDVTFTYSHFAVPQAKGNNVVITSYMTNRGFFADKKATFAPSFLLNIKGKKTSVVKDSILEQGQLTVNK, from the coding sequence ATGAACATCAAAAAGTTTGCAAAACAAGCGACAGCATTAACCTTTACAACTGCACTGCTGGCAGGAGGCGCGACTCAAGCGTTTGCGAAAGAAACGAACCATAAACCGCATAAGGAAACGTACGGCATTACCCATATTACACGCCATGATATGCTGAAAATCCCTGAACAGCAAAAAAATGAAAAATATCAAGTGCCTGAATTCGATCCATCCACAATTAAAAATATCTCTTCTGCAAAAGGCCTGGACGTTTGGGACAGCTGGCCATTGCAAAACGCTGACGGCACAGTCGCAAACTATCACGGCTACCACATCGTCTTTGCATTAGCCGGAGACCCTAAAAATGCGGATGACACATCCATTTACATGTTCTATCAAAAAGTCGGCGAAACGTCTATCGACAGCTGGAAAAACGCGGGCCGCGTCTTTAAAGACAGCGACAAATTCGATGCAAATGATTCTATCCTGAAAGACCAAACACAAGAATGGTCAGGTTCAGCGACATTCACATCTGACGGTCACATTCGTTTGTTCTACACTGATTTCTCCGGTAAACATTACGGCAAACAAACCCTGACAACGGCACAGGTTAACGTATCAACGTCAGACAGCTCTCTGAACATCGACGGTGTAGAGGATTATAAATCAATCTTTGATGGTGACGGCAAAACGTATCAAAATGTACAGCAGTTCATCGATGAAGGCAACTACAGCTCCGGCGATAACCACACGCTGAGAGATCCTCACTACGTAGAAGATAAAGGCCGCAAATACTTAGTATTTGAAGCGAACACTGGTACTGAAAACGGCTACCAAGGCGAAGAATCTTTATTTAATAAAGCATACTACGGCAAAAGCACATCATTCTTCCGTCAAGAAAGCAAAAAGCTTCTGCAAAGCGATAAAAAACGCACGGCTGAATTAGCGAACGGCGCACTCGGCATGATCGAGCTAAACGATGACTACACACTGAAAAAAGTGATGAAACCACTGCTTGCATCTAACACAGTTACAGATGAAATTGAACGCGCGAATGTCTTTAAAATGAATGGAAAATGGTACCTATTCACTGACTCCCGCGGATCAAAAATGACAATTGACGGCATTACATCTAATGACATTTACATGCTCGGTTATGTTTCTAATTCCTTAACCGGCCCATACAAGCCGCTGAACAAAACAGGCCTTGTGTTAAAAATGGATCTTGATCCTAACGATGTGACCTTTACTTATTCACACTTCGCTGTGCCTCAAGCTAAAGGAAACAATGTCGTCATTACAAGCTACATGACAAACAGAGGCTTCTTTGCAGACAAAAAAGCAACGTTTGCGCCAAGCTTCCTATTAAACATCAAAGGCAAGAAAACATCTGTTGTAAAAGACAGCATCCTTGAACAAGGGCAATTAACAGTTAACAAATAA
- a CDS encoding glycoside hydrolase family 32 protein produces MNYKKTGKWLTVILSFLGILLFINLLPNEEPVNKTKSTQKPDYRAAYHFTTPDKWKNDPQKPVYFEGKYHYFYLYNRDYPNGNGTEWRHAVSEDLVHWTDEGVAIPKYTNPDGDIWTGSVVLDKENTAGFGRNALVAIVTQPSAKDKKQEQHLWYSTDKGKSFKSYSDNPVMPNPGTDDFRDPKVIWDDQNNKWVIAMAEGTKIGFYESDNLKDWHYTSGFLTEQAGIVECPDLYMMRASDGTTKWVLGASANGKPWGKPNTYAYWTGSFDGKEFTADQTEAQWLDYGFDWYGGVTFEDGKSTDPLEKRYALAWMNNWDYANNTPTMKNGFNGTDSVIRELRLQEQDGTYSLVSQPTEALEQLTVSTDKVEDQDVSGSKTLSITGDTYQLDMDLSWSELENAGVRLRESKDQKRHIDVGIFAEDGYAYVNRAATNQPDKSNTYVESKAPFDVSKQKAHLKILADKTTIEVFVGDGKTVFSNQVFPKPEDKGITLYSEGGTALFKNITVKHFDTIHE; encoded by the coding sequence ATGAACTATAAAAAAACAGGCAAATGGCTAACAGTAATCCTGAGCTTTTTAGGAATATTGCTGTTTATCAACCTATTGCCAAACGAAGAACCTGTCAACAAAACAAAATCAACACAGAAGCCGGACTACCGGGCGGCCTATCATTTTACGACGCCGGATAAATGGAAAAATGATCCCCAAAAACCGGTCTATTTTGAGGGCAAGTATCATTATTTCTACCTTTATAACCGGGATTACCCAAACGGGAACGGCACAGAATGGCGCCATGCCGTATCAGAGGACTTGGTGCACTGGACCGATGAAGGCGTGGCGATCCCGAAATACACAAACCCAGACGGGGACATTTGGACCGGTTCTGTCGTGCTCGATAAAGAAAACACAGCCGGATTCGGGAGAAACGCGCTCGTCGCAATCGTGACCCAGCCTTCAGCCAAAGATAAAAAACAGGAGCAACATTTGTGGTACAGCACAGACAAAGGAAAATCATTTAAGTCCTATAGTGATAATCCCGTTATGCCTAATCCCGGCACAGACGATTTCAGAGACCCGAAAGTCATATGGGATGACCAGAATAACAAATGGGTCATAGCCATGGCTGAAGGAACAAAAATCGGCTTTTATGAATCCGATAATCTAAAGGACTGGCATTACACAAGCGGATTCTTAACGGAGCAGGCGGGAATTGTGGAATGTCCTGACCTCTACATGATGCGGGCAAGCGATGGAACGACTAAATGGGTTCTCGGCGCGAGCGCGAACGGCAAACCGTGGGGCAAACCAAATACGTACGCCTACTGGACCGGAAGCTTTGACGGAAAAGAATTTACAGCGGATCAAACCGAAGCCCAATGGCTTGACTACGGCTTTGACTGGTACGGCGGCGTGACGTTCGAAGACGGCAAAAGCACAGATCCATTAGAAAAGCGGTATGCACTTGCCTGGATGAACAATTGGGATTACGCCAACAACACACCGACAATGAAGAACGGCTTTAACGGCACAGATTCTGTCATACGCGAACTCCGGCTGCAGGAGCAGGACGGCACATACAGCCTCGTCTCACAGCCGACCGAAGCTTTGGAGCAGCTGACCGTTTCAACTGACAAAGTAGAGGATCAAGATGTGAGCGGATCAAAAACACTGTCGATCACTGGTGATACGTACCAGCTTGATATGGATCTTTCTTGGTCAGAGCTAGAGAACGCAGGCGTCAGACTGAGAGAATCGAAAGACCAAAAACGCCATATTGATGTCGGCATTTTCGCCGAAGACGGCTATGCATATGTCAACAGAGCGGCTACAAATCAGCCTGACAAAAGCAACACCTATGTTGAAAGCAAGGCTCCCTTCGATGTAAGCAAACAGAAGGCCCATTTGAAAATTCTCGCCGATAAAACAACGATAGAAGTATTTGTCGGCGACGGGAAAACCGTTTTTTCAAATCAAGTGTTTCCAAAACCCGAAGATAAAGGCATTACCCTTTATTCTGAAGGCGGCACAGCCTTATTTAAAAATATAACGGTGAAACACTTCGATACGATTCATGAATAA
- the aspP gene encoding aspartate/proton symporter AspP yields MSKQGNFQKSMSLFDLILIGMGAIFGSAWLFAVSNVASKAGPSGAFSWIIGGAIILLIGLVYAELGAALPRTGGIIRYPVYSHGHLVGYLISFVTIVAYTSLISIEVTAVRQYVAYWFPGLTKEGSDSPTIAGWLLQFALLCLFFLLNYWSVKTFAKANFIISIFKYIVPITIIIVLIFHFNPQNLSVEGFAPFGFTGIQAAISTGGVMFAYLGLHPIVAVAGEVRNPKRNIPIALIVCIIVSTIIYTVLQVTFIGAIPTETLKNGWPAIGREFSLPFKDIAVMLGLGWLATLVILDAILSPGGNGNIFMNTTSRLVYAWARNGTLFGIFSKVNKETGTPRASLWLSFALSIFWTLPFPSWNALVNVCSVALILSYAIAPICSAALRVNAKDLNRPFYLKGMGIIGPLSFIFTAFIVYWSGWTTVSWLLGSQLIMFLVYLCFSKYAPQEDVSLAQQLKSAWWLIGFYIMMLVFSYIGSFGHGLGIISNPVDLILVAIGSLAIYYWAKYTGLPKAAIDYDK; encoded by the coding sequence ATGTCTAAACAAGGAAATTTTCAAAAATCAATGTCGCTGTTTGATCTGATTCTGATTGGGATGGGAGCCATCTTTGGATCAGCGTGGCTGTTCGCTGTCAGTAATGTCGCATCTAAAGCGGGACCCTCCGGCGCTTTTTCCTGGATCATCGGCGGAGCCATCATTCTGTTAATCGGGCTCGTGTACGCGGAGCTTGGAGCCGCCCTGCCCCGTACCGGAGGCATCATTCGATACCCCGTTTATTCACATGGCCACCTTGTCGGCTATTTAATTTCATTTGTCACAATCGTCGCTTACACAAGCCTGATTTCGATTGAAGTCACGGCAGTCCGGCAATACGTGGCCTACTGGTTTCCCGGCCTGACCAAAGAAGGCTCTGATTCACCGACCATTGCCGGCTGGCTCTTACAGTTTGCCTTGCTATGCTTGTTTTTCCTGCTGAATTATTGGAGCGTCAAAACATTCGCTAAGGCAAATTTCATCATATCGATTTTTAAATATATTGTACCGATTACCATCATTATCGTGCTGATCTTTCATTTTAACCCGCAGAATTTATCTGTTGAAGGATTTGCGCCGTTCGGTTTTACAGGTATTCAGGCTGCGATATCGACAGGCGGCGTAATGTTTGCGTATCTTGGCCTGCACCCGATTGTGGCTGTTGCAGGCGAAGTGCGAAATCCAAAACGCAACATCCCGATCGCTTTAATCGTTTGCATCATTGTTTCCACCATCATTTACACTGTTTTGCAAGTCACCTTTATTGGTGCAATTCCGACAGAAACGCTTAAAAATGGCTGGCCCGCAATCGGACGGGAGTTCTCATTGCCGTTTAAAGATATTGCGGTCATGCTCGGTTTAGGCTGGCTTGCAACGCTTGTCATTTTAGACGCCATTCTGTCTCCGGGAGGAAACGGGAATATTTTTATGAATACGACATCTCGCCTCGTCTACGCCTGGGCGCGGAACGGCACATTATTTGGCATATTTTCAAAGGTCAATAAAGAAACGGGAACCCCCCGTGCTTCACTCTGGCTTTCATTTGCCTTGTCCATTTTCTGGACGCTCCCCTTCCCTTCGTGGAACGCACTCGTCAATGTCTGTTCTGTAGCGCTCATCCTTTCTTATGCGATTGCACCCATTTGTTCAGCAGCGCTGAGGGTCAATGCGAAGGATTTAAACAGGCCGTTTTATTTAAAAGGGATGGGTATTATCGGGCCGCTTTCCTTTATTTTCACGGCGTTTATCGTTTACTGGTCAGGATGGACGACCGTTTCCTGGCTGCTCGGTTCACAGCTCATCATGTTTTTGGTCTATCTCTGTTTCAGCAAATATGCGCCTCAAGAAGATGTCAGTCTGGCCCAGCAGCTGAAATCAGCGTGGTGGCTTATCGGGTTTTATATCATGATGCTGGTCTTTTCCTACATCGGTTCTTTCGGACATGGTTTAGGCATCATCAGCAATCCCGTCGACCTTATTTTGGTCGCCATCGGCTCACTTGCGATTTACTACTGGGCAAAGTATACCGGGCTCCCGAAAGCCGCTATTGATTATGATAAATAA
- a CDS encoding TetR family transcriptional regulator, whose product MPKQTSGKYEKILHAAIDVISEKGLDKASISDIVKKAGTAQGTFYLYFSSKNALIPAIAENLLTLTLDQIKGRLHGDEDFWTVLDILIDETFLITERHKDIIILCYSGLAIDHSMEKWETIYQPYYFWLEKIIHKAIESREVTEEINAKWTAKTIINLVENTAERFYIGFEQDENVEVYKKEIFTFLKRSLAAA is encoded by the coding sequence ATGCCAAAACAAACTTCGGGCAAATATGAAAAAATTCTGCACGCTGCCATTGACGTTATATCTGAAAAAGGTCTCGACAAAGCCTCTATTTCTGATATTGTCAAAAAGGCCGGCACTGCACAAGGAACGTTCTATTTGTACTTCTCATCTAAAAACGCCCTCATTCCGGCAATTGCAGAAAATCTTCTCACCCTTACGCTGGATCAAATCAAAGGAAGGCTGCATGGAGACGAGGATTTTTGGACTGTTTTAGACATATTGATTGATGAAACATTTCTCATTACAGAACGCCATAAGGATATTATCATCCTCTGTTACTCCGGGCTTGCGATCGACCACTCCATGGAAAAATGGGAGACGATCTATCAGCCTTATTATTTCTGGCTCGAAAAAATCATTCATAAGGCGATTGAAAGCCGCGAGGTAACTGAAGAAATCAATGCAAAATGGACGGCCAAAACGATTATTAACTTGGTCGAGAACACAGCAGAACGATTCTATATCGGGTTTGAACAAGATGAAAATGTTGAAGTGTATAAAAAAGAAATCTTTACTTTCTTAAAACGAAGCTTAGCTGCAGCGTAA
- a CDS encoding multidrug efflux SMR transporter, translating into MNWVLVFIAGLLEVVWASSLKHADSLLDWIIIFILIAVSFILLIRSYQKIPMAAAYTVFVGIGTVGTYITGIVLGESFSAAQMFFLALLLAGILGMKLFTKESKTQSGGDS; encoded by the coding sequence TTGAATTGGGTGCTTGTTTTCATTGCAGGGCTTTTAGAAGTTGTTTGGGCCTCTTCCCTCAAACATGCCGATTCGCTTTTGGATTGGATCATTATTTTTATTTTGATCGCGGTCAGCTTTATCCTGTTAATCCGATCTTACCAAAAAATCCCGATGGCCGCGGCGTACACTGTATTTGTCGGAATCGGAACCGTCGGAACATATATCACCGGAATTGTTTTGGGCGAATCCTTCTCAGCAGCCCAAATGTTCTTTTTAGCTTTATTGCTGGCCGGCATTTTAGGAATGAAGCTATTCACGAAAGAAAGCAAAACGCAGTCGGGAGGTGACTCGTAA
- a CDS encoding multidrug efflux SMR transporter, with the protein MAWFLLVIAGIEEIIAAVAMKYVDGTRKKWPIIVMTVGFGLSFYCLSQAMLILPAGVAYAVWTGIGSIGVSAVGFVWFKERFQLSQVISLCLILAGVIGLRLTASS; encoded by the coding sequence ATGGCATGGTTTTTATTAGTGATTGCCGGCATAGAAGAAATTATAGCTGCCGTTGCCATGAAATATGTAGACGGAACAAGAAAAAAATGGCCGATTATTGTGATGACTGTTGGATTTGGCTTATCCTTTTACTGCCTTTCACAAGCGATGCTGATCCTGCCTGCCGGAGTCGCTTATGCCGTCTGGACCGGCATTGGCAGCATTGGCGTTTCGGCGGTTGGCTTTGTCTGGTTTAAGGAGCGGTTTCAGCTTTCACAAGTGATTTCTCTTTGCCTTATCCTCGCTGGCGTCATCGGCCTGCGTCTTACGGCTTCATCATAA
- a CDS encoding DUF3231 family protein, translated as MGILSGNPQEEPMHYGEVFSLWSYVMAGNKMVGNYQMLLHHVGDDDLKKLLHEAIEKCQDEMKQVSNILKENGVALPPASPEPPAADLKDIPTGARFLDPDVAVSAAAQNAAGLMACSKIMGESIREDIAMMFGQFHLSKAAMGAKYLRLLKNKGWLIPPPLHLHNHQDEA; from the coding sequence TTGGGTATTTTAAGCGGAAATCCGCAAGAGGAACCGATGCATTACGGTGAGGTTTTCAGCTTGTGGAGTTATGTAATGGCAGGCAATAAAATGGTCGGCAATTACCAGATGTTATTGCATCATGTCGGTGATGACGATTTGAAAAAGCTGCTTCATGAGGCCATTGAGAAGTGCCAGGATGAAATGAAACAAGTCAGCAACATCCTGAAGGAAAACGGTGTGGCGCTCCCGCCGGCTTCTCCTGAACCGCCGGCAGCGGATCTTAAAGATATTCCGACGGGGGCGCGGTTTCTCGATCCGGATGTGGCGGTCTCTGCGGCAGCGCAAAATGCTGCAGGCCTTATGGCATGCAGCAAAATTATGGGTGAGTCAATACGTGAGGATATTGCCATGATGTTTGGGCAATTCCATTTATCGAAAGCGGCAATGGGAGCAAAATACTTAAGGCTGCTAAAAAACAAAGGCTGGCTCATCCCGCCGCCGCTTCATCTTCACAACCATCAAGACGAAGCCTAA
- a CDS encoding serine hydrolase, which translates to MGHAALISNKERGNSLFLIVLILIVAVFIFGFFGLAAFLKRRDRNRTVEDLTRFMFSHPERFSLTIIQNDQILLNHNGSKMFPLASTVKILFLLAFVHEARKNQISFNDTASIIEIDKFYIPNTDGGAHDNWKSKENIGQTVTMKEVLIGMMRYSSNACTDYIYLRVGKDNIQKIIDKYLPDNHTPVFSINSSMLVAPYLKKYENKKTKEISGYMKEMKQKYFMDISGETFDALVHGKAAPLISSLSSANHIDIQREFTRKLPSSSSENYARLMYRLGTGDLLSEVEKGILDEITGPPNPQAENRIWYKGGSTLFVMTSAIFKETASDSISLAFFIEDMTRLDMLWIDHVYQSFLQKITNDPLFRKQLIADLKGKL; encoded by the coding sequence ATGGGGCATGCGGCCTTAATCAGCAACAAAGAAAGGGGTAATAGTTTGTTCCTCATTGTTTTAATATTGATAGTAGCTGTTTTTATATTCGGTTTTTTTGGTTTAGCGGCATTTTTGAAAAGAAGGGATCGAAATAGAACGGTTGAGGATTTGACACGTTTTATGTTTTCTCATCCTGAACGCTTTTCGCTCACTATTATACAGAATGATCAAATCCTTTTAAATCATAATGGAAGTAAGATGTTTCCCTTAGCCAGCACAGTGAAAATCCTTTTTTTGCTAGCATTTGTGCATGAGGCCAGAAAAAATCAGATAAGTTTCAATGATACTGCCAGTATCATTGAAATAGATAAATTTTATATTCCGAATACTGACGGAGGAGCACACGATAATTGGAAGAGCAAAGAGAATATTGGTCAAACTGTGACGATGAAAGAAGTACTCATTGGTATGATGAGATACAGTTCAAATGCATGTACCGATTATATTTACTTAAGGGTCGGAAAAGACAATATCCAAAAAATAATTGATAAATATTTGCCTGATAATCACACACCTGTTTTTTCTATAAACTCATCAATGTTAGTCGCTCCTTATCTGAAAAAATATGAAAATAAAAAAACGAAAGAAATCTCTGGTTATATGAAAGAGATGAAGCAAAAATATTTCATGGATATTTCAGGGGAAACTTTCGATGCCCTTGTGCATGGTAAAGCTGCTCCGTTAATATCCTCACTTTCTTCTGCTAATCATATTGACATACAAAGGGAGTTCACGAGGAAACTTCCATCTTCATCCAGCGAAAACTACGCCAGATTAATGTACCGTCTGGGGACTGGGGACCTTTTAAGTGAAGTGGAAAAAGGAATATTAGATGAGATAACAGGGCCGCCGAACCCTCAAGCTGAAAACCGTATTTGGTATAAAGGAGGCTCTACCTTGTTTGTTATGACGTCGGCTATTTTTAAAGAAACTGCGTCAGATTCCATCTCATTGGCCTTTTTTATTGAGGACATGACTCGTTTAGATATGTTATGGATTGATCATGTTTACCAGTCATTTCTTCAAAAGATAACTAACGACCCCTTATTTCGAAAACAATTAATAGCTGATTTAAAGGGGAAATTATAA